Proteins encoded together in one Hylaeus volcanicus isolate JK05 chromosome 3, UHH_iyHylVolc1.0_haploid, whole genome shotgun sequence window:
- the LOC128873140 gene encoding uncharacterized protein LOC128873140 encodes MKKINVFLLIAFMLVLITVRDTESKKMTIEEAKKAVKNLRKVCAKKTNAPKELLDGQHKGEFPKDEKLMCYMKCVLTTSKTMKNDEIMYDWFINNARLMLMEEYADRVQYAVELCRSKATATEGCELAWQFGKCIYETDSELYLAP; translated from the exons ATGAAGAAGATCAACGTTTTCCTGCTTATCGCTTTCATGCTCGTCCTGATCACCGTCAGGGACACCGAAAGC AAAAAAATGACTATAGAAGAGGCCAAGAAGGCTGTTAAAAACTTGAGGAAAGTTTGCGCGAAGAAGACAAACGCTCCGAAAG AACTTTTAGATGGTCAACACAAAGGCGAATTTCCAAAGGATGAAAAGCTGATGTGTTACATGAAATGCGTACTAACCACGTCAAAAACT atgaaaaacgacgaaataatgtacgATTGGTTCATAAACAATGCTCGTCTCATGTTGATGGAAGAATATGCTGACCGAGTTCAATATGCGGTGGAATTGTGTCGGAGCAAGG CGACGGCAACGGAGGGATGCGAGCTAGCGTGGCAGTTTGGCAAATGCATCTACGAGACGGATTCAGAg CTCTACCTGGCACCATGA
- the LOC128873139 gene encoding general odorant-binding protein 72-like, translating to MKNLNMYLKALFSAILFLVVTFQPVKSAITQEQMEKMAKSMRASCLQKIDTTEELVSGIRRGEFPDDYNLQCYTNCIMKAMRSFRNGNIDFNMIKKQIDAVMPPDIGARLKKALMSCSNIEFDTDPCKMSYQYVQCIYHADTEIFFFP from the exons atgaaaaatttaaacatgtaTTTGAAAGCGTTGTTCAGCGCAATTTTGTTTCTGGTTGTAACGTTTCAACCAGTAAAAAGT GCTATTACTCAAGagcaaatggaaaaaatggCCAAGTCTATGCGAGCCTCCTGTTTGCAAAAAATTGACACCACCGAAG AACTAGTCTCTGGGATAAGGAGAGGAGAATTTCCGGACGATTACAATCTCCAATGTTATACGAATTGTATCATGAAAGCAATGAGAAGC TTCAGGAATGGAAACATTGACTTCAACAtgataaagaaacaaatagatGCGGTGATGCCACCCGATATCGGAGCTCGATTAAAGAAAGCCTTAATGTCGTGTAGCAACATAG AGTTCGACACCGACCCGTGCAAAATGTCCTACCAATACGTGCAATGCATCTACCATGCGGATAcggaaatattctttttccctTAG